Genomic DNA from Budorcas taxicolor isolate Tak-1 chromosome 5, Takin1.1, whole genome shotgun sequence:
TTGGCAGTTTCTCCATGGAAGTTAGTTTCTCCATGGAAGTATCTCCATGGAAGTTAGAATCATGACCTAAACAATCTGGATGGCCTACCTATGAGTTAAGATCATGCTTTATATTTAATCAGAGTACAGTCACCCTAAAGCTTATcaatgaaaataatctgaaatgacCATTGTTAGCTATGtaaattatagaaataatttacttaatttgGTAAATTTACTGAGTGATTAATAACATTTgcttaaatgaagaaaaacatcatAATACAAACAGAAGCATGAAGAGTCCtaggaaatttagaaaacaagtTGTTGCCAGTGTCCTTCCCATCCTAATTTAGGGGAAAGGGATTTCTAATTTGAGATGATCTTGTTCTTTAAGTAAAAACATCCTGGAACTATAAAGGGGCAGTAACATCTGGTGATCATATAGGCATTTAATTTGTTCTAATTGTGTTCAGTAGACAatgtttctctttgccttttttcaGGTGGCTATTTTCTGATTGTTTGCTTCATTCTGCCTCTTACAGACAATTCAAGTGCATAGTAAAACTAATTATAGCAGGGGGAGATTTCAAAGTTCAGATCATCTATAGATGAAATACAGGGCATGCATTTTGCTGTTACATCGTATAGGCTTAAAAGAGTGATCCTCATTTAAAGGTGTCAGTGAATATTAGCATCACTgaagtttgttttaaatataaatcccATGCCCCCTTATAAAAGATATCAGAATTTTCTGGGGAAAGTTTGGTCAGGTATACTCTAAAAAACTCTTACGTTTACCTCCCAAGGAACCATTTCTGTGTCCTGTCATGGCCGATGGCATGAGAACTGTTCTCATAGTGTGCTTTATGCCTGCTTTGAGAACCCAAGGAAATCATATATTTGCTCCAATTTGGTATATAGTGCTTACTACATGTGTTTTGAGAAGAGCAAAGATCTAGCTATTCAGTATTTAGCCTTCCccatcttcttttatttctgatatgcATTCTGTATATCTTAGTAGTTTCCTCACTAGGAGCTAGTACTTTCCCAGCTGATAATTCCCTTAATGAACTTTGTCAATCAAACCATACACCATGATGTCTAAGTCCCTCTTATCATTTTATGGACACTTAAGATCACCTAAAATAATCCTACTCTAATTCcagcatttttttaaacagagaaggaaaccaaGACCATGAGTGATTAAAGAACTTAGTTAAGGTCAGAGTGGCAGCACTTTGACTAGGATCCTGGTCTCATTAAGTACTGATCCAGTGTAGTTTTCTCTGGTAGCACATTATCGCTCTATCACAAATCGTTTATACTCATATATAATTCTTGTGATAAGCACCTACCGTGACTTAAGCCTTGTGCTAGAGGCTTTCACACACACTGTCACTCAATTGAGGAGTAACATATTAAGACATATTTTTCTAAGTTAAAACAATTATCAAATCAGGGCAAAAATTACAAACGCATTACAATCAATTGCGGGAGACAGGCAGTCTTCGAAAAGGAATTTCCAGTAAGAACACTTTGGATTAGTGGGACCACTTAACCTAAAGGCTGTCTATTCTCTCGCCCCAGTGATGCCCCCACTTCTCTCCTTACTTGCCCTTCTCTCCGAAACTCAATTTAGATTTGCTAGGCTGTCTAACATTAATCCAACACATCCTCTAACCCCGTGAAGTTGCTGGCTTTCTTCtacctgttttctttccttttgaaaggCATTTTCCTGGCTcctgaagcagaaacagaatgTCATACTCCTTGTTCTGTCTTCACTCGACAAGGCTTCTGCTACAGGTCTCCGCTCAACACCCACCCTTTTCCCCTTCAGGTGCGGCAAAGAGGAAACAGACACAATGTGGTGGAAAGGTCTTGTATAGTTTTGTTCATTTCAAGGAGTGTGGGGAGCTGCTCTCACTGGAGCTTATGGGGAAAGGCATCTGTGCCTGGAGGAAAGGGCGTGGCTCCCACACTATGGACTCCGGGTGGCACTCCGAGCACCTTCAGCTTTAGCCAAAGTCTTGGTGCGAGTAGCCCTCGGGTCGCACGTCCTCGCCTGCCCATGAGGAGTCCGGTCGGTTTTAGAGGAAGCTGGCCTCTGGGCGGTCCGTTTCACGGGCTTCTCCGGGTCCTGCTTCTTCTCTTCCCTGGCCCTGGAGCTTGGCCTCTTCGCATTTCGGGATCTGGGCCTGATGTCTTCCTTCTtggccctcccttcctccttggtTCTGGAACTCACCAGGTCCTTGGCCCTTGACCTCACCTTCCTCGAGTCTGCCCTGGAGCGCCCCCTCCTCACCTTCCTGGCCACCGTGCGGCGGGCAGAGCGCCTGCGCGAGTTCCGTGAGTTCCGCGCCCCGAGAGGGGTCCTCGGCGAGCGCCCGCCCTCCTCCAGCCTTGGGCGTCCTGGCTTTCTCTTCGGCTTCGGAACCTTCCAGATCCTGAAGTAGCCGGCGGCTTCGCTGCCGCTCACCCGGAGGAGAAGGCTCTTCCCTTCGGACCTGCACTTTTCGCCCGAGAGGCGGCCGCAATTCCTGCGCACCTCGTAGCCCGCATTTCCGAACTCCTTCTTGAGAGCCGCCAGGGTCAGCCTTTTGTGTGAGGCGATGGCGCGGAGCAACAGCTGGGACACCTTGAGCACGGAGCGCGAGCCCCGCCTCAGCGGTCCCGTGGGCTGCTGGGTTTTAACTTCAGTATCTTGGGTTTCGTCCATGGGCTCAACCCCTTCAGCCATGGCCCCGCTCCCGCTCCCGCTTCCGCGGGGCCACTGGCTCTGAACCTCACTCACCCAGGTATGAGCTAGTAAGAGCGGCTGCCAGGCCACGTCACAAAGGCAGGTCCTATTACGAGAGCGGCCGACCCAATGGGTAGGGGGTCTTTCTCACTTGGAAAAACCAATCAGACGCCGTTTCCTTCTAGGTCTAAACCAATTCGGATTTTCAGAGCCTTTGCACACCTGAAAAATCCCCTTTATAATATCTAGGGTTCTGTTTCCTGGTCTTAAGTTTATACTTCTCATTGATCTTGATCTCAGCCGCTTTCTGAAGGTCACTATTTTTTCTGTGGTCCTGCACACCATCTACCCACATTCTcctaaaaaggaagagaagttgTTCCCAACCACCCACAAGTAATATAATGCCTTTAAAAAGTAGCTATGGTAGTCTATAAAACACTACCTGGTTGAGAAATTCCCATTTTTAGGTCCCACCAGGAAAATGTATGCAGTCATATCTCCCTGGCTCTCAGCACAGTGGATTTTGTGCAAGAGTATGAAACAAAGTAAGAAATCACTGTGTTCCCTCTACCCTAAACATAGTTCCCACACCTGTAAAGTTCAGATGCCTCATTCAGTTGGATTGGAACAATCCAGATTCCAAATAAGGACAGCCTAAGAACACTGGTCTAATCATTATTCTTTAAACAGACTCTTAATTTTCTGCTTCTTGTCCTCTTAGATCGCTTATCCCATTTCTGTCCAAATAAATCCTGCTTGTCTTTCAAAATCCTGCTAAA
This window encodes:
- the LOC128049041 gene encoding testis-specific H1 histone, yielding MAEGVEPMDETQDTEVKTQQPTGPLRRGSRSVLKVSQLLLRAIASHKRLTLAALKKEFGNAGYEVRRNCGRLSGEKCRSEGKSLLLRVSGSEAAGYFRIWKVPKPKRKPGRPRLEEGGRSPRTPLGARNSRNSRRRSARRTVARKVRRGRSRADSRKVRSRAKDLVSSRTKEEGRAKKEDIRPRSRNAKRPSSRAREEKKQDPEKPVKRTAQRPASSKTDRTPHGQARTCDPRATRTKTLAKAEGARSATRSP